The Elgaria multicarinata webbii isolate HBS135686 ecotype San Diego chromosome 1, rElgMul1.1.pri, whole genome shotgun sequence genome has a window encoding:
- the LRIF1 gene encoding ligand-dependent nuclear receptor-interacting factor 1, with product MAQGAGRSADGRGAGEGASGSAVSPCITGCIYQIVQTTGLDGKNLLKLLPVSKPLGNFMPFVQPPVIPDHTKANVSMSAHDNLKDVFVKTPEFKSAIPGKLILPKQVEKVNTTSMEEANRTTSKVSSIQSNFHSGDRSFLKKDAISVCSDKSNAEYVLVKTKNLPVTVKPPVLPSGHHLQIPADAEVKSVPASFLPPTIQQKILAAAASSASGTCEVTNTPTVIYVSPVKTVKTASSRTLQNICPEVVAEVSKSSILTMPETAADSSAQDMATSQSEEKQAAPMKWVVQENLQPSAPCLVPVKSSNHVASKILKTLVDMKDVKSNPASILPACSNSVGESQAKITSIKDNALVMYNGKVYLLTKKESSVVSANKYGKQASPSAETHFRKQTSQLISSAADSTITNQVVSLVLSKSKGFASIGKDTKSSENMGPCPQSEGNLGIKAATTFFSSPHGNLQVSSTSQHESVSRSGNIPVGMNVAQKPISRGNEYHNIQKKISPKAAAALLPAIVDDASKEEEQKVDKISSGMAIQIKHRKEQNGKQDLELRKKFGLSKEERVYLRKIPLPNTFARSGTILCSNSVQMTDSCNLLQEVPTKPEPREEERILGEQREENIKSETKTPPMLANTKRRKTEDNIKLNPNLECTNSYSVMDYQSSPCRQVVSQQENPASFLQFSQKVDCDPRSCVQSNEENNTLTPTSPCCENETFFSEDSFREDIFPFSPPDLEETIKDEKITRLKFLLREREAELEEIRKKMQQT from the exons ATGGCGCAGGGGGCAGGTCGGAGCGCGGACGGACGGGGCGCAGGGGAGGGGGCGTCTGGAAGTGCCGTCTCGCCCTG tattaCAGGTTGTATATACCAAATAGTTCAAACAACAGGGTTGGATGGAAAAAACCTTCTCAAATTGCTTCCGGTTTCTAAACCTTTAGGAAATTTTATGCCCTTTGTTCAACCTCCAGTCATACCTGATCACACAAAAGCAAATGTCTCAATGTCTGCTCATGATAATTTGAAGGATGTCTTCGTTAAAACTCCTGAATTTAAAAGTGCTATTCCTGGAAAATTAATTCTGCCAAAGCAAGTGGAAAAGGTGAATACAACTTCTATGGAAGAAGCAAACCGAACTACATCAAAAGTATCTAGCATTCAGAGTAACTTTCATTCAGGTGATAGATCATTCTTGAAAAAGGATGCTATCTCTGTTTGTTCAGACAAAAGCAATGCAGAATATGTACTTGTGAAAACAAAGAATCTTCCTGTTACTGTGAAGCCTCCAGTACTGCCTTCTGGACATCACCTCCAAATACCAGCTGATGCAGAAGTCAAATCTGTTCCTGCTTCTTTCTTGCCACCAACAATTCAACAGAAGATACTGGCAGCTGCGGCCTCAAGTGCTTCTGGGACATGTGAAGTTACAAACACACCAACTGTTATTTATGTGTCACCAGTAAAAACAGTGAAAACGGCTAGTTCTAGAACATTGCAAAATATATGTCCAGAAGTAGTTGCAGAAGTTTCAAAATCTTCAATACTGACAATGCCAGAAACAGCAGCTGATAGTTCTGCCCAAGATATGGCAACATCTCAAAGTGAGGAGAAGCAGGCAGCTCCTATGAAATGGGTTGTCCAGGAAAACCTACAGCCATCAGCACCTTGCCTTGTTCCGGTAAAGTCATCAAATCATGTGGCATCAAAGATCTTGAAAACCTTGGTTGACATGAAGGATGTAAAAAGCAACCCTGCCAGTATTCTTCCTGCCTGTTCTAACAGTGTGGGTGAAAGCCAAGCAAAAATTACTTCTATAAAAGATAATGCCCTGGTGATGTACAATGGGAAAGTGTATTTACTGACTAAAAAAGAGTCCAGTGTTGTGTCAGCAAACAAGTATGGCAAACAAGCATCACCCAGTGCTGAAACGCACTTCAGAAAACAAACATCACAGTTAATTAGTTCAGCTGCAGATAGTACAATAACCAACCAAGTTGTCAGTTTAGTGTTGTCAAAAAGTAAAGGGTTTGCATCTATTGGAAAAGACACGAAATCCAGTGAGAATATGGGACCTTGCCCACAGTCAGAAGGGAACCTGGGTATAAAAGCTGCAACCACTTTTTTTTCATCCCCACATGGGAATCTGCAAGTGAGCAGTACCAGCCAGCATGAGTCAGTGTCCCGATCAGGAAACATTCCTGTTGGAATGAATGTTGCTCAAAAACCAATTTCAAGAGGAAATGAATACCATAACATACAGAAAAAAATTTCTCCTAAAGCAGCTGCTGCTTTATTACCAGCTATAGTGGATGATGCTTCTAAAGAGGAAGAGCAAAAG GTTGACAAGATCTCATCAGGAATGGCTATTCAGATCAAACATAGGAAAGAGCAAAATGGAAAACAGGATCTTGAGTTGAGAAAAAAATTTGGTCTCTCTAAAGAGGAGAGAGTATATCTGAGGAAAATTCCTTTACCAAATACTTTTGCAAGATCAGGAACAATTCTGTGTTCCAACAGTGTACAAATGACTGACTCTTGCAACTTGCTGCAGGAAGTACCTACTAAACCTGAACCCAGAGAAGAAGAAAGG ATACTTGGAgaacagagagaagaaaatatAAAGAGTGAGACAAAAACACCACCAATGTTAGCAaatacaaaaaggaggaaaacTGAAGACAATATAAAACTGAACCCAAATTTGGAATGTACAAACTCTTATTCAGTAATGGATTACCAGAGTAGCCCTTGCAGACAAGTTGTATCACAGCAAGAAAATCCTGCAAGCTTTCTGCAATTCTCTCAGAAGGTGGATTGTGACCCTCGTTCTTGTGTTCAAAGTAATGAAGAGAACAACACTTTGACCCCCACTTCACCTTGCTGTGAAAATGAAACTTTCTTTAGTGAAGATTCTTTCAGAGAGGATATTTTTCCATTCAGCCCCCCGGACTTGGAGGAAACAATAAAAGACGAAAAAATTACAAGACTTAAATTCCTGCTAAGGGAACGAGAGGCAGAACTAGAGGAAATTCGTAAAAAAATGCAGCAGACTTAA